One Triplophysa dalaica isolate WHDGS20190420 chromosome 1, ASM1584641v1, whole genome shotgun sequence DNA segment encodes these proteins:
- the plin2 gene encoding perilipin-2, which yields MASVDVMTNQNVVARVANLPLIISTYDIVSNVYCHTKDNHPYLKSVCEAAENSVKTLTSAAFNTALPYIGKLEPQISLANTLACKGLDKIEKTLPILHKPSDEIVANAREAVTGAKETVTGTMNGAKETVSHKLGGVMDRTREAVQDSMEMTKTVVSGGVQTVMESKVVRLVSSGVDTALSTSETLLEQYLPETEEEKASGEINNIGFENDGDAPSYYVRLGSISTKVRERAYRRAVVKVLNAVQHSQESISKLNHTMDLIEYTRKNLNGANQKVHEKMRSLMGWKNTSQEESEEENDKITNNEAEQIESRTLAIAHNLSQQLQSTCLVLVSSLKGLPQHVQVHALSVSHSAMEIYTSFNKAAVMGDLSDTVLTSSRSQMNRIQDSMDNVMDYLINNTPLNWLVGPFYSRVGRPAVNGVKPGPSTTCHPELEMLSM from the exons ATGGCTTCTGTAGATGTTATGACAAACCAG AACGTAGTTGCCCGAGTGGCTAACCTTCCCTTGATCATTTCCACATACGATATTGTGTCGAATGTGTACTGCCACACCAAAGACAATCATCCGTATCTGAAGTCTGTGTGCGAAGCAGCTGAGAACAGTGTGAAGACTTTAACCTCAGCCGCTTTCAACACTGCTTTACCTTACATTGGAAAACTGGAGCCACAGA TTTCTTTGGCTAACACGCTGGCATGCAAAGGACTGGACAAGATAGAAAAGACCTTGCCGATCCTACACAAACCCTCAGATGAG aTTGTTGCAAATGCTAGAGAGGCAGTGACAGGAGCCAAGGAAACAGTCACTGGGACTATGAACGGTGCCAAAGAGACGGTGTCTCATAAACTGGGTGGAGTGATGGACAGAACCCGCGAGGCTGTGCAGGACAGCATGGAAATGACCAAGACGGTGGTCAGTGGTGGAGTCCAAACGGTGATGGAGAGCAAGGTGGTCAGGCTGGTGAGCAGCGGAGTGGACACGGCACTGAGTACATCTGAGACCCTGCTAGAGCAATACCTACCTGAAACCGAGGAGGAGAAAG CATCTGGAGAGATAAACAATATAGGATTTGAGAACGACGGGGATGCACCCAGTTACTATGTGCGTCTGGGGTCTATCTCCACCAAAGTGAGAGAAAGGGCTTACAGGAGAGCTGTGGTCAAGGTTCTTAATGCCGTGCAGCACAGCCAGGAATCCATATCCAAGCTGAACCACACCATGGATCTG ATTGAATATACCCGAAAGAACCTCAATGGTGCTAACCAGAAGGTTCATGAGAAAATGCGTTCACTGATGGGATGGAAGAATACGTCTCAAGAAGAGAGTGAAGAAGAAAACGACAAGATCACAAACAATGAAGCGGAG CAAATTGAATCTCGCACTTTGGCCATCGCCCACAATCTCAGCCAGCAGCTTCAGAGCACATGTCTGGTCCTGGTATCCAGTCTGAAAGGTCTTCCTCAACACGTCCAGGTCCATGCCCTCTCCGTCAGTCACTCGGCCATGGAGATCTACACCAGCTTCAATAAAGCAGCTGTCATGGGAGATCTGTCTGATACAGTCCTCACCAGCAGTAGATCTCAGATGAACAGAATACAAGACTCAATGGATAACGTCATGGACTATCTGATCAACAATACGCCGCTCAATTGGCTGGTAGGTCCATTTTACTCACGCGTGGGACGCCCGGCTGTGAACGGAGTCAAACCCGGGCCATCCACGACCTGTCACCCTGAATTAGAGATGCtttcaatgtaa
- the lgals17 gene encoding galectin 17, whose amino-acid sequence MDRQRWLSIYLLQWLLICVGSSPLSLVIHTSSKVGFPAVLPCTVTSLLEGAKTPHIQWQTVQDSVFERMGEELFQGNAYRERADVPEAMLLRGNCSLFLQDVRFSDTGIYDSYLVVGESSIQNRIFIQSVQLTVVDHKSIKSVEVGGDLILDLYTHQAQMVIFQDKNGTSWTVVWDRDGGKNNMGHLHNNRLIIRNVTARSAGMYKVLDSQGLGLSTVKVSVTERVIPRESLVLESKAASGRGSMSIPFQKIIILSLAFHLVLLLN is encoded by the exons ATGGACAGACAGCGCTG GCTCTCAATCTATCTTTTGCAATGGCTTTTGATTTGTGTCG GCTCCTCACCCCTCTCATTGGTTATCCACACATCATCTAAAGTGGGTTTCCCGGCCGTACTGCCATGCACAGTGACATCACTACTGGAGGGAGCTAAAACACCCCACATCCAATGGCAGACCGTCCAGGACTCAGTCTTTGAGAGGATGGGAGAGGAGCTGTTTCAGGGAAATGCTTATAGGGAGCGTGCCGATGTCCCGGAGGCGATGCTCTTGAGGGGAAACTGCTCTCTCTTCCTGCAGGACGTCCGATTCAGCGACACAGGAATTTATGATAGTTATCTGGTGGTCGGTGAATCGAGTATCCAGAATCGAATATTCATTCAGAGCGTCCAACTCACAGTTGTTG ATCACAAGAGCATCAAGTCCGTAGAGGTTGGGGGTGACCTGATATTGGACCTGTACACACATCAAGCACAGATGGTGATTTTTCAGGACAAAAATGGCACATCGTGGACAGTCGTGTGGGATAGAGACGGAGGCAAAAACAACATGGGTCATCTACATAACAACAGGCTGATTATCAGGAACGTTACGGCCCGCAGCGCCGGCATGTATAAAGTGTTGGACTCACAGGGATTGGGACTCAGTACGGTCAAGGTCTCAGTCACAG AACGTGTGATACCCAGAGAATCATTGGTTTTGGAAAGTAAAGCAGCATCGG GTAGAGGTTCAATGAGTATTCCTTTTCAAAAGATCATTATTCTTTCACTTGCATTTCATCTTGTCCTGCTACTGAATTGA
- the LOC130430338 gene encoding zona pellucida sperm-binding protein 3-like, with amino-acid sequence MGLWQAGFGIVVLLAVGMSDAQWRGRSVQTQKPRTFRPRSQMQVPQQSESRMPQFPQTNNPMLVPQRFPSQFSMQAPSVVGGKPGQDPVGVQSKQLLQGPMEKLTWTFPLLPEEPLQPEIPFELRDPIPPNSVGALCRENSVYVEVMEDFFGTGKPLMPSGFAMGGCGPIAQDENARVLIFESELHGCGSMLTVTEDSLVYTFTLVYSPDDVPVFRSSGAAVSIECHYPRMHNVSSNALVPAWVPYAASKVAEERLVFSLKLMTDEWQFERPSNQYFLGDIVNIEASVKTYNHVPVRVFVDRCVATASPDVNSDPRYSFIENNGCLVDAQFTGSSSRYLPRTQIDKLQFQLEAFRFQQVNSGLVYITCILKAVPVATQTNPEQKACSFSPNGWVSVDESDQVCGCCDSTCSSSSASDQVLRDLRWEQASVGPLNVKEFGFGRL; translated from the exons ATGGGGTTGTGGCAAGCTGGATTTGGCATAGTGGTTCTTCTTGCAGTTGGCATGTCTGATGCACAATGGCGAGGAAGATCGGTGCAAACTCAGAAACCTCGTACATTTAGGCCTCGGTCACAAATGCAAGTTCCTCAGCAGAGTGAATCCAGGATGCCTCAGTTTCCCCAAACAAACAACCCCATGCTTGTGCCACAGAGATTTCCTtctcagttttcaatgcaagctCCTAGTGTGGTTGGTGGAAAGCCTGGTCAAGATCCTGTCGGTGTACAGTCTAAACAGCTTTTGCAGGGTCCGATGGAAAAACTGACGTGGACCTTTCCATTACTGCCAGAAGAACCATTACAGCCAGAGATTCCTTTTGAGCTGCGAGACCCTATTCCTCCCAACAGTGTAGGGGCGCTGTGCCGTGAGAACTCTGTGTATGTGGAAGTGATGGAGGACTTCTTTGGCACTGGAAAACCACTAATGCCTTCTGGTTTTGCAATGGGAGGCTGTGGACCAATAGCGCAGGATGAAAATGCTCGAGTGCTCATCTTTGAGTCAGAACTGCATGGATGTGGCAGCATGTTAACG GTGACCGAGGACTCCCTTGTTTATACCTTCACACTGGTCTATAGTCCAGATGATGTTCCTGTTTTCAGGAGTAGTGGTGCTGCTGTCAGTATTGAGTGTCACTATCCAAG AATGCATAATGTGAGCAGCAATGCCCTAGTTCCCGCTTGGGTACCATATGCAGCTAGCAAGGTCGCAGAAGAGCGGTTGGTCTTCTCCCTCAAGCTCATGACTG ATGAGTGGCAGTTTGAGAGACCTTCAAACCAATATTTCTTGGGTGACATTGTGAACATTGAAGCTTCTGTGAAGACGTACAATCATGTACCTGTCCGTGTGTTTGTGGACCGTTGCGTAGCCACTGCATCCCCTGATGTGAACTCTGACCCCAGATACTCATTCATTGAGAATAATGG GTGCCTGGTTGACGCACAGTTCACCGGCTCGAGCTCTCGCTACCTGCCTCGAACTCAGATTGATAAGCTGCAGTTTCAGCTGGAGGCTTTCAGGTTCCAGCAAGTGAACAGTGGGCTG GTCTACATCACGTGCATTTTGAAGGCTGTTCCTGTAGCCACTCAAACAAATCCTGAGCAGAAGGCTTGCTCGTTCTCCCCTAATGG GTGGGTGTCTGTAGATGAATCTGATCAGGTGTGTGGCTGCTGTGACTCAACCTGTAGCAGCAGTAGTGCAAGCGATCAGGTTCTTCGAG ATCTACGGTGGGAGCAAGCATCTGTTGGGCCCCTCAATGTGAAGGAATTTGGCTTCGGTCGACTGTAA
- the LOC130430346 gene encoding zona pellucida sperm-binding protein 3-like produces the protein MGLWHIGFGIVLVLAVCMSDAQWRGRSMQIQKPRTFRPRSQMQVPQQSETRVPQLPQTNNPMLVPQRFPSQFSMQAPSVVGGKPGQDPVGVQSKQLLQGPMEKLTWTFPLLPEEPLQPEIPFELRDPIPPNSVGALCRENSVYVEVMEDFFGTGKPLMASGFAMGSCGPTAQDENARVLIFESELHECGSMLTVTEDSLVYTFTLVYSPQEVSDAVPIFRSSGAAVNIDCHYPRMHNVSSNALVPAWVPYAASKVTEERLVFSLKLMTDEWQFERPSNQYFLGDIVNIEASVKTYNHVPVRVFVDRCVATAFPDVNSDPRYSFIENNGCLVDAKFTGSSSSYLPRTQIDKLQFQLEAFRFQQVNSGLVYITCILKAVPVATQTNPEHKACSFSPNGWVSVDESDQVCGCCDSTCSSSSASDQVLRDLRWEQASVGPLNVKEFGSGRL, from the exons ATGGGTTTGTGGCATATTGGATTTGGCATAGTGTTGGTTCTTGCAGTTTGCATGTCTGATGCACAATGGCGAGGAAGATCAATGCAAATTCAGAAACCTCGTACATTTAGGCCTCGGTCACAAATGCAAGTTCCTCAGCAGAGTGAAACCAGGGTGCCTCAGTTACCCCAAACCAACAACCCCATGCTTGTGCCACAGAGATTTCCTtctcagttttcaatgcaagctCCTAGTGTGGTTGGTGGAAAGCCTGGTCAAGATCCTGTCGGTGTACAGTCTAAACAGCTTTTGCAGGGTCCAATGGAAAAACTGACGTGGACCTTTCCATTACTGCCAGAAGAACCATTACAGCCAGAGATTCCTTTTGAGCTGCGAGACCCTATTCCTCCCAACAGTGTAGGGGCGCTGTGCCGTGAGAACTCTGTGTATGTGGAAGTGATGGAGGACTTCTTTGGCACTGGAAAACCACTAATGGCTTCTGGTTTTGCAATGGGAAGCTGTGGGCCAACAGCGCAGGACGAAAATGCTCGAGTGCTCATCTTTGAGTCAGAACTGCATGAATGTGGCAGCATGTTAACG GTGACCGAAGACTCCCTTGTTTATACCTTCACACTGGTCTATAGTCCACAAGAGGTTTCAGATGCTGTTCCTATTTTCAGGAGTAGTGGTGCTGCTGTCAATATTGATTGTCACTATCCAAG AATGCATAATGTGAGCAGCAATGCCCTGGTGCCCGCTTGGGTACCATATGCAGCTAGTAAGGTCACAGAAGAGCGGTTGGTCTTCTCTCTCAAGCTCATGACTG ATGAGTGGCAGTTTGAGAGACCTTCAAACCAATACTTCCTGGGTGACATTGTGAATATTGAAGCCTCTGTGAAGACGTACAACCATGTACCTGTCCGTGTGTTTGTGGACCGTTGCGTAGCCACTGCATTCCCTGATGTGAACTCTGACCCCAGATACTCATTCATTGAGAATAATGG GTGCCTGGTTGATGCAAAGTTCACCGGCTCGAGCTCGAGCTACCTGCCTCGAACTCAGATTGATAAGCTGCAGTTTCAGCTGGAGGCTTTCAGGTTCCAGCAAGTGAACAGTGGGCTG GTCTACATCACGTGCATTTTGAAGGCTGTTCCTGTAGCCACTCAAACAAATCCAGAGCATAAGGCTTGCTCGTTCTCCCCTAATGG GTGGGTGTCTGTAGATGAATCTGATCAGGTGTGTGGCTGCTGTGATTCGACCTGTAGCAGCAGTAGTGCAAGCGATCAGGTTCTTCGAG ATCTACGGTGGGAGCAAGCATCTGTTGGGCCCCTCAATGTGAAGGAATTCGGCTCCGGTCGACTGTAA